Proteins encoded together in one Balaenoptera ricei isolate mBalRic1 chromosome 2, mBalRic1.hap2, whole genome shotgun sequence window:
- the LOC132359220 gene encoding taste receptor cell protein 1-like isoform X1 — MPRLSPFSLACQTCAAPHQRGIQAECSICHLPPGPGGLAARAGAFGMSGQWLPAAGLLLAAVLVVSASALPLLPPHKDLGPSPLASGTSALQADSKKILLPSLNSLVTVLAGVFPSAKRPGEAPGRKAGALFPEAPGDQQALLGSLLDLPLHSDQPAPLGTTGVSSRATPRPAPSAVAEPAAHRAPESQPVSYVAGPGEEILVTGSPEIAATSPSQASPQPLAWPVGRHTFSPNAWVPCASGASNFRPGTAPLLTLAPKAPEKAVSSAPQGPLAFTSISNTLAATVPLLPVTTVWSGLDTASTALTVGSGSPRSGRHPVWAQRPVVLQCCHCPRRYPLHSRHQHHCHCRPHPHPRHLH; from the exons GGGGATCCAAGCGGAGTGTTCCATCTGCCACCTTCCACCTGGTCCTGGAGGCTTGGCAGCCCGAGCGGGAGCCTTCGGCATGAGCGGGCAGTGGCTTCCAGCCGCTGGGCTTCTCCTGGCTG CTGTCCTGGTGGTCTCGGCTTCCGCCCTgccccttcttcctcctcacaAAGACCTGGGTCCGTCTCCCTTGGCTTCTGGCACATCTGCTTTGCAAGCGGACAGCAAGAAGATACTCCTCCCATCATTAAACTCCTTGGTGACAGTCCTCGCTGGAGTCTTTCCCTCAGCCAAGAGGCCAGGGGAGGCTCCTGGCAGGAAGGCAGGAGCCCTTTTTCCAGAGGCACCTGGGGACCAGCAGGCTCTTCTAGGCTCGCTCCTGGACTTGCCTCTCCACTCGGACCAGCCTGCCCCTTTGGGAACCACTGGGGTCTCAAGCAGGGCCACACCCAGACCAGCTCCATCAGCAGTGGCTGAGCCTGCAGCCCACAGGGCCCCTGAGTCCCAGCCAGTGTCCTACGTGGCTGGACCTGGAGAGGAGATCTTGGTCACTGGGTCTCCAGAGATAGCTGCCACGTCACCATCGCAGGCTTCTCCACAACCGCTGGCCTGGCCCGTGGGCAGGCACACCTTCAGCCCCAATGCTTGGGTGCCATGTGCATCAGGGGCCAGCAACTTCAGGCCAGGGACCGCCCCACTTCTGACATTGGCTCCGAAGGCCCCAGAGAAGGCCGTGTCCTCAGCACCCCAGGGCCCACTTGCGTTTACATCGATCAGTAACACGTTGGCTGCCACAGTGCCTCTTCTCCCTGTAACAACAGTGTGGTCAGGGCTGGACACGGCCTCCACAGCCCTCACAGTGGGCTCAGGCTCACCCAGAAGTGGTCGGCATCCAGTCTGGGCCCAGCGTCCAGTGGTCCTTCAATGTTGCCATTGCCCTCGGCGGTACCCTCTTCACAGTCGTCATCAGCATCACTGCCACTGTCGTCCCCACCCTCATCCCCGTCACCTGCACTAA
- the LOC132360082 gene encoding taste receptor cell protein 1-like produces the protein MRGSLGWPPAVQVASGAIAGARPEIMRVDEDASVCPQLQSIYHEAFSSFQGVGDLLFRPDSAAVNASLVFEGPAPGPSACEVLWTLYRKVKAAGKMLGNLSLDESSLASDGSNLTDLALETISIRLTAMRPFQPPLLLPGSAPFVLLEKTILRQVTPVVSGFYTAHPQEDPLLLFRLGQSPGLEHNGSCCPEIQHHGQWC, from the exons ATGCGGGGAAGTCTTGGGTGGCCCCCGGCAGTCCAGGTGGCCAGTGGGGCCATTGCAGGGGCCAGACCAGAGATAATGAGAGTGGACGAGG ATGCCTCTGTCTGTCCTCAGCTGCAGTCCATCTATCACGAGGCCTTCTCCAGCTTTCAGGGTGTCGGTGACCTGCTCTTTAG GCCTGACTCTGCAGCTGTGAATGCCTCCCTTGTGTTTGAGGGCCCCGCCCCGGGCCCCTCTGCCTGTGAAGTCCTCTGGACTCTGTACCGCAAAGTGAAGGCCGCAGGGAAGATGTTGGGGAACCTGTCCCTGGATGAGAGCAGCCTCGCCTCTGATG GGTCCAACCTGACCGACCTGGCCCTGGAGACCATCAGCATCCGTCTCACGGCCATGAGGCCCTTCCAGCCCCCGCTCCTCCTGCCTGGCTCTGCCCCCTTTGTCCTGCTGGAAAAGACGATCCTCCGACAG GTCACGCCCGTGGTGTCAGGATTCTATACAGCGCATCCCCAGGAAGACCCCCTGCTCCTCTTCAG GCTTGGCCAATCACCTGGCCTGGAACATAATGGATCCTGCTGTCCAGAAATCCAGCATCATGGCCAATG GTGCTGA